One window of the Salvia splendens isolate huo1 chromosome 1, SspV2, whole genome shotgun sequence genome contains the following:
- the LOC121746767 gene encoding non-specific lipid-transfer protein 1-like has product MGGFGEIKVVCLVVIVVVAAVVTAEGAISCGQVMSSVSPCLAYLQGSGPVAASCCDGVKNLNKAAATTPDRQAVCGCIKSLAPTVGAKPDLINSLISKCGVALPYRYSPSMDCSKIQ; this is encoded by the exons ATGGGTGGTTTTGGAGAAATTAAGGTAGTCTGTTTGGTGGTGAttgtggtggtggcggcggttGTGACTGCCGAAGGCGCCATCTCATGCGGGCAGGTAATGAGCAGCGTGTCCCCCTGCCTGGCATACCTCCAAGGAAGCGGACCAGTGGCGGCCTCTTGCTGTGATGGCGTGAAAAACTTAAACAAGGCCGCGGCCACAACGCCTGATAGGCAGGCCGTGTGCGGCTGCATCAAGTCTCTTGCGCCAACCGTCGGGGCCAAGCCAGACTTGATTAATAGCCTCATTTCAAAATGTGGCGTCGCCCTTCCCTACCGCTACTCCCCGTCCATGGACTGCTCCAA GATCCAGTGA